The genomic window CGATCGTCTACACCTATCCGCATTTCTGGCGGACGGCGATGGCCGACACCGACGAGTTCACCCGATATCCGCTGTGGATCGCCGACTATCGGGGCAACGAGGCCCCCGAGGTGCCGGGTGGCTGGCCGACCTGGACGTTCTGGCAGACCACTGACAGCGGTGGCATCGACGGCATCGCGGGGCCAACCGACTTGAACGTATACAGCGGCGCCCAAGGCGATTTCGCACGCTTCGCCAATATGTAGGATCCGGAAAAACCGCGAAACCGCCACTCCTGCAGGTTCAGTGGCGGTTTCGCGGGACGGGCGGGGCGCGCTACGCGCCGATCCGGCCGCCGTTCTTCTTCCACACGACCGCGACCGAGGGCCTTGGCTGTGCGGTGCCACCGTCGGGCCAGTGGGACAACGGATTGTCCGGCGTGGCGTCGTCGGCCTCACCAGGATGCTGCACGCACACCAGAACGCGCGACTCGGTGACCACCGGGCCACAGGTCTCGGCGCCGCGCGGCACCGTCAGGAACTGCTTGGTCGCGCCACGATTCGCGCCGTCGAGCACCACCGAGAACAGGCCGTCGTTCGACTTCATGGCATTGCCGTCGGTGGAGATCCACAGGTTGCCGTACGGATCGAAGGCCAGGTTGTCCGGGCAGGAGATCGGGCTGACCTTCGACTTGTCGAAGCCGGCGAAGTAGGTGTCGGCGGCATTCGGGTCGCCGCAGACCAGCAGCAGCGACCAGGTGAATTCGGTGCCGGTGTGGTCGTCGTCGATCTCCAGGATCTGGCCGTTCTTGTTCAGGTTGCGCGGATTCGCCTCGTCCGGGCCCTGCTTGCCGTCCTTGCCGCGGTTGTCGTTGTTGGTCAGCGCGACATACACCTTGCCGGTGTACGGGTTGGCCTCGAAGTCCTCCGGGCGGTCCATCTTGGTGGCGCCGACCTTGTCGGCGGCCAGCCGGGTGAACACCGCGACCTCTTCCGCGCTCATGCCGTCGACCAGCGACTTGCCCTTGCCGTCCGCACCGGTTTCCAGCAGCGGAATCCATTGGCCGGTACCGGTGAAACCCTGTTCCGAGGGCTTGGCGCCGGTGCCGTCGATCTTGTCGGCGTGGTCGCCGGTGAGCTTCGCGACATACAGCGTGCCCGCGTCCAGGATGGTCAGATTGTGCCGCATGCTCGACGCACCGCTGCCCGATTGCACCTTGCGGGTGGATACGAATTTGTACATGTAGTCGAACTTTTCGTCGTCGCCGGTGTAGGAGACGACGTCACCCGACTTCGTGACGTAGATGGTGGCGCCTTCGTGCTTGAGCCGACCCATCGCGGTGTGCTTGATCGGCGTCGAGGTGGGATCCCACGGATCGACCTCGACGACGTAGCCGAAGCGGTTGGCCTCGTTGGGTTCTTGCGCCAGATCGAAACGCTTGTCGGTGCGCTCCCAGTGGTTGGGCGTCTTGCCCGCGGTGAAGCCGTAGCGCTTGATCCGTGCCGTCGCAACGGTTTCGGCCACCTTGTCGGCGTTGGCGAAGTAGCCGTTGAAGTTCTCCTCGCCGGAAAGCACCGTGCCCCACGGGGTCACGCCGCCCGCGCAGTTGGCGATAGTGCCCAGCACCTTGGTGCCGGTCGGATCGGCGGCGGTCTTGACAAGGTCGCTGCCCGCGGCCGGACCGGTGAGCTTGAACTCGGTGGTCGCGGTGATCCGCCGGTTGTACTTGCCGAAGGCGGGGGTCAGCTTGCCGGTGCCCGGCTCGCCGCGCACCTCGACCACGGTAAGCCCGTGCGCCGCCTGGGTGATCGCGATCTGCTCGTCGGTCGGGGCTTCCTTGTCGTAGCCGCGGAACATGTGCGGGCCCGTGGTGTATTCGTGATTGACCACCAGCAGGAAGGCGTTCGCCTGGCCCTCGATCGGCAGCAGCGCCGCGAAGTCGTTGTTGTAGCCGAACTGCTTGGCTTGCGCGGCGGCAGATTGCTTTTCGAAGTCGAAGGCGGGCGCATCCGCGAACAGCGGATCACCCCATCGGATCACGACGGACTGGTCGTAGCCGTCCGGAATCACGATGGCGTCCTCTTTGTTCGGCGCGACCGCGGCGAAGTCGGTGCCCGTTCCGGGCGGGCCGCTCGGCGACGGCCCGGCCGATCCGGCGTTCTCCACGTCGTCACCGCAGGCCGCGAGCACACTGCCCGCACCGACCGCGAGCACCGCCGCCGCGCCACCCTTGATCAGGCCGCGCCGATTCAGGGAGCTGACGATGTCACCGAAGTACGCACCGGCAGAGGTGTTGGGCACCTCGTGGAAGCAGGCGTTCGCGCATTTGTATTCGCAGGTCACCGAAGCACGCGCGGACTGGCCGTCGTGTTTCACGAAGAGGGCGAGGGGCTTGAGGCTCACGGCCGAACGGTAAATGATTCGGACAATCCGGAAACGACATACAGATGAACAGCTGGCCAATTAGGTAACCCTCAGTTTGCTGGCGCGGAACTCGGCACTATTGCCCAGCCCGGCGAGTGCGGCGGTGATCCAGCGGTTGGTGCCGATGCTGTCGGCCCGCTCGAACGGAACTCGAGCGGGCCGAGCACGATTCAGCCGCCGACGACGGTGGAGCAGGCGAAGGTGATGTCGAACTTCGAGGTCTTGGGGCCGGCGAGCGGATTGGTCAGATCGGCGCTGACGCCCTCACCGGTGACCTTGTAGGTGTTGCCGTCCTTGGTGAGCGTGGCCGAGCCGCCCGGCATACCGTTGCCGAAGCCGACGGCGTAGGGCTGGCCCGAGTCGCCGCCCTTGCTGCCCGCGATGCCCACCGCCTGCACGGTGTCGGTGCCGGTGATGGTGGCACTCACCGACAGGTTGCCGTAGGCGGCGTTGGCGGTGTCGGTCAGCGCGAGGGCCAGCGTGCCGCCCTGCTCGGCGCACGTCGTGGTGAACTTCGCGTCGAACGCCTTGCCGTCGACCGAGGCAGTCGACTTGCTCGACGACGCCGGATCGGCCTGCGGGGCAGGGGCCGCCGAGGAGGACTTGGCAGGGGCACTGCTGGAGTCGTCGCTGCAACCGGTGACGAAGAGCGTGGCAGCGGCGGCAGCGGCGACGAGGGTGGCGGTGACGGACTTGGTGTTCATGGTTTCTCCTAGGTTCGTGCGGCCCGGGGTGGCTGGGCCGATACGAGAAAGGTAGGAACCGTTCGCGCCCTACCGATCCCAGGTTTTTCCCGGGTCGAATCGGACAAAAGTCCGTTAACCTGGTCGGATGCGACGACCGCGCGCCATGGTGCTCGATGAGGTGTGGCGCAAGCTCGACGGCGTCGAACCGCTCAGCGGTCCGCACGGCGGGCCGTTGCGCCGCACGGTGAAGCTCATCCTCGATCCGCTGGTGATCCGGCCGGTACAGCATCCGGCGTGTGCCGGGCCGATCGTTACGGCCGACGGCGCCGTGTTGCTCGCCGCACGGGTGCACGCCGCGGCGGATGTGCTGCGCGCGA from Nocardia iowensis includes these protein-coding regions:
- a CDS encoding PhoX family protein, translated to MSLKPLALFVKHDGQSARASVTCEYKCANACFHEVPNTSAGAYFGDIVSSLNRRGLIKGGAAAVLAVGAGSVLAACGDDVENAGSAGPSPSGPPGTGTDFAAVAPNKEDAIVIPDGYDQSVVIRWGDPLFADAPAFDFEKQSAAAQAKQFGYNNDFAALLPIEGQANAFLLVVNHEYTTGPHMFRGYDKEAPTDEQIAITQAAHGLTVVEVRGEPGTGKLTPAFGKYNRRITATTEFKLTGPAAGSDLVKTAADPTGTKVLGTIANCAGGVTPWGTVLSGEENFNGYFANADKVAETVATARIKRYGFTAGKTPNHWERTDKRFDLAQEPNEANRFGYVVEVDPWDPTSTPIKHTAMGRLKHEGATIYVTKSGDVVSYTGDDEKFDYMYKFVSTRKVQSGSGASSMRHNLTILDAGTLYVAKLTGDHADKIDGTGAKPSEQGFTGTGQWIPLLETGADGKGKSLVDGMSAEEVAVFTRLAADKVGATKMDRPEDFEANPYTGKVYVALTNNDNRGKDGKQGPDEANPRNLNKNGQILEIDDDHTGTEFTWSLLLVCGDPNAADTYFAGFDKSKVSPISCPDNLAFDPYGNLWISTDGNAMKSNDGLFSVVLDGANRGATKQFLTVPRGAETCGPVVTESRVLVCVQHPGEADDATPDNPLSHWPDGGTAQPRPSVAVVWKKNGGRIGA
- a CDS encoding lipoprotein LpqH; translated protein: MNTKSVTATLVAAAAAATLFVTGCSDDSSSAPAKSSSAAPAPQADPASSSKSTASVDGKAFDAKFTTTCAEQGGTLALALTDTANAAYGNLSVSATITGTDTVQAVGIAGSKGGDSGQPYAVGFGNGMPGGSATLTKDGNTYKVTGEGVSADLTNPLAGPKTSKFDITFACSTVVGG